Proteins encoded together in one Triticum dicoccoides isolate Atlit2015 ecotype Zavitan chromosome 7B, WEW_v2.0, whole genome shotgun sequence window:
- the LOC119335326 gene encoding F-box protein At5g07610-like gives MPPGGGGGATGEQRFGEQDLPPATGHGCRDEGPPSRSPSPLTPLLPGLAVTPVASENKKIRREDGQQGEEETPASFPEDVLIEILSRVPYISLFHFKCVSKQWFALCSAPDVRKRSPQTLSGFFHFNLGWRFHNLSGKDPPIFDSNLRFLRGSYKFFSIQQCSTSLLLCKCWKSCYPRQRSWNFVPNPKPGQCFKWPEAKEFDYVVCNPATQQWTVLPPIKLPDDLSRFSLDKYFLSFDPVTPSRFVVFVPLDTYYEYGLSAAMIYSSETGG, from the exons ATGcctccagggggaggaggaggagcaacgGGCGAACAAAGATTCGGGGAGCAGGACCTCCCACCGGCGACTGGCCACGGGTGCCGCGACGAGGGGCCCCCATCCCGTTCGCCGTCGCCGCTGACGCCGTTGCTGCCTGGCCTGGCCGTCACCCCCGTCGCCTCTGAG AACAAGAAGATCAGGCGGGAGGATGGGCAGCAGGGCGAGGAGGAGACCCCGGCGAGCTTCCCGGAGGACGTTCTCATCGAGATCCTGTCGCGGGTGCCCTACATCTCGCTCTTCCACTTCAAGTGCGTGTCCAAACAATGGTTCGCCCTCTGCTCTGCCCCCGACGTCCGCAAGAGGTCGCCGCAGACCTTGTCTGGCTTCTTCCACTTCAATCTCGGGTGGCGTTTCCACAATTTGTCCGGGAAAGATCCTCCCATCTTCGACTCCAATCTCCGTTTCTTACGCGGCAGCTACAAATTTTTCAGTATCCAACAATGCAGCACCAGCCTTCTCCTTTGCAAATGTTGGAAATCGTGCTATCCTAGGCAACGCAGTTGGAATTTCGTCCCGAATCCAAAGCCCGGGCAATGTTTCAAATGGCCCGAGGCTAAGGAGTTTGATTATGTTGTCTGCAATCCTGCTACTCAGCAGTGGACTGTGTTGCCTCCTATAAAATTGCCTGACGACCTTTCACGTTTCAGCCTAGACAAATACTTCTTGAGCTTTGACCCGGTCACCCCGTCCCGCTTTGTGGTGTTTGTGCCCCTGGACACATATTATGAATATGGCCTGTCCGCGGCCATGATCTACTCATCGGAAACTGGAGGGTGA